A single region of the Bacillus cereus genome encodes:
- the thiO gene encoding glycine oxidase ThiO, with the protein MCKKYDVAIIGGGVIGSSVAHFLAERGHKVAIVEKQRIASEASKAAAGLLGVQAEWDEYDPLFELARESRAIFPQLAEVLREKTGIDIGYEEKGIYRIAQNEDEKERILRIMDWQQKTGENSYFLTGDHLREKEPFLSESIIGAVYYPKDGHVIAPELTKALAHSAAFSGTDIYEQTEVFDIQIENNTVAGIVTSEGVITCEKVVIAGGSWSTKLLHYFHSDWGTYPVKGEVVAVRSKKPLLKAPIFQERFYIAPKRGGRYVIGATMHPHTFNKTVQPASITSILERAYTILPALKEAEWESTWAGLRPQSNHEAPYMGEHEEIKGLYACTGHYRNGILLSPVSGQYMADLIEGKQENHLLDSLLSKSV; encoded by the coding sequence ATGTGTAAGAAGTATGATGTAGCGATTATTGGCGGAGGTGTAATTGGTAGCTCAGTTGCACACTTTCTAGCAGAAAGAGGGCATAAAGTAGCGATTGTAGAGAAGCAAAGAATCGCATCTGAAGCTTCGAAAGCAGCTGCTGGTTTGCTCGGTGTTCAGGCAGAGTGGGATGAATATGACCCGCTATTTGAACTTGCTAGGGAAAGCCGTGCTATATTTCCACAACTTGCAGAAGTTTTACGTGAAAAGACAGGCATCGACATTGGGTATGAAGAAAAAGGCATTTATCGTATTGCCCAAAATGAAGATGAGAAGGAAAGAATTCTTCGTATTATGGATTGGCAACAGAAAACAGGTGAAAATTCCTACTTTTTAACGGGGGACCATTTACGGGAAAAAGAGCCGTTTCTATCTGAGTCAATTATAGGAGCGGTATATTATCCGAAAGATGGTCACGTTATTGCGCCAGAGCTTACGAAAGCACTCGCGCATTCCGCGGCATTTTCTGGAACTGACATATATGAACAGACAGAAGTGTTTGATATTCAAATTGAAAACAATACAGTGGCTGGAATTGTTACGAGTGAAGGTGTAATAACATGTGAAAAAGTCGTTATCGCTGGAGGCTCATGGAGTACGAAATTACTACATTATTTCCATAGTGATTGGGGTACATATCCTGTTAAGGGCGAGGTTGTTGCAGTAAGAAGCAAGAAGCCTCTCTTGAAAGCTCCTATTTTCCAAGAAAGATTTTATATCGCGCCGAAACGTGGTGGACGTTATGTAATAGGGGCAACGATGCATCCTCATACGTTCAATAAAACTGTGCAACCCGCAAGTATTACTTCTATATTAGAGCGTGCTTATACAATATTACCGGCTTTAAAAGAAGCAGAGTGGGAAAGCACCTGGGCAGGATTAAGACCACAATCGAATCACGAAGCTCCTTATATGGGAGAGCATGAAGAAATAAAAGGTTTATATGCTTGTACTGGGCATTATCGAAACGGTATTTTATTAAGTCCTGTTTCTGGTCAGTATATGGCTGATTTAATAGAAGGAAAGCAGGAGAATCACTTGCTAGATTCATTGCTTTCTAAATCGGTTTAG
- the thiS gene encoding sulfur carrier protein ThiS: MNLKINGKQIEVPVSVKTVAELLTYLELDNRIIVVERNKDILQKDDHKDTSVFDGDQIEIVTFVGGG, encoded by the coding sequence TTGAATTTAAAAATTAATGGTAAGCAAATTGAAGTGCCGGTGAGTGTGAAAACAGTAGCTGAGCTACTTACATATTTAGAATTAGATAACAGAATTATTGTAGTAGAGCGTAATAAAGATATTTTACAAAAGGATGATCATAAAGATACATCTGTTTTTGATGGAGACCAAATTGAGATTGTAACTTTCGTAGGAGGCGGTTGA
- the thiG gene encoding thiazole synthase — translation MLNIGPFSFHSRLLLGTGKFPDFDVQQKAIDVSEAEVLTFAVRRMDIFDAKQPNLLEKLDVKKYKLLPNTAGAKNAEEAVRIAKLAKASGLCDMIKVEVIGDDRTLLPDPVETLKASEMLLEEGFIVLPYTSDDVVLARKLQELGVHAIMPGASPIGSGLGIVNPLNLSFIIEQATVPVIVDAGIGSPADAAFAMELGADGVLLNTAVSGANDPIKMAQAMKLSIEAGRLGFEAGRIARKRCATASSPLEGMSVVE, via the coding sequence ATGTTAAACATTGGACCATTTTCATTTCATTCTAGACTTTTATTAGGAACAGGAAAATTCCCTGATTTTGATGTACAGCAAAAGGCAATTGATGTATCTGAGGCTGAGGTTTTAACGTTTGCAGTACGTCGTATGGATATATTCGATGCAAAGCAGCCTAATTTATTAGAGAAACTTGATGTGAAAAAGTATAAGTTATTACCGAATACAGCTGGAGCAAAAAATGCTGAAGAAGCTGTTCGTATTGCAAAATTAGCAAAAGCCTCAGGGCTTTGCGACATGATCAAAGTAGAAGTTATTGGTGATGATAGAACGTTATTACCTGATCCAGTAGAAACGTTAAAGGCATCTGAAATGTTACTAGAAGAAGGATTTATCGTTCTACCATACACATCTGATGATGTTGTATTAGCTCGTAAATTACAAGAACTTGGTGTACACGCGATTATGCCAGGAGCATCACCAATCGGTTCAGGGCTTGGTATTGTAAATCCGTTAAATTTAAGCTTTATTATTGAACAAGCGACAGTACCAGTTATCGTTGATGCTGGTATTGGTAGTCCAGCTGATGCGGCATTTGCAATGGAATTAGGAGCGGATGGCGTGTTATTAAATACAGCTGTGTCAGGAGCAAACGATCCTATTAAAATGGCACAGGCAATGAAATTAAGTATTGAAGCAGGACGTTTAGGCTTTGAAGCGGGGCGTATTGCACGTAAACGTTGTGCAACTGCAAGTAGTCCTTTAGAAGGAATGAGCGTAGTTGAATAA
- the thiF gene encoding thiazole biosynthesis adenylyltransferase ThiF — MNNRYSRQELFSPIGEEGQRKIREKHVLIIGAGALGSANAEMFVRAGVGTVTIVDRDYVDWSNLQRQQLYAESDVENNLPKAVAAKKRLEEVNSEVRVEALVQDVTAEELEELVTNVDVIIDATDNFETRFIVNDISQKYSIPWVYGACVGSYGLSYTILPDKTPCLSCLLQSIPLGGATCDTAGIISPAVSLVVSHQVTEALKLLVEDYESLRDGLVSFDVWKNEYSCMNVQKLRKYNCPSCGDNALYPYLNKENTSKTAVLCGRNTVQIRPPHKEEMNFEQYKQLLEGRVNELNVNPYLLSFSVEEKRLVAFKDGRVLVHGTKDISEAKTIYHRYFG; from the coding sequence TTGAATAATCGATATTCTCGCCAAGAATTATTTTCTCCAATTGGAGAAGAAGGGCAACGAAAAATAAGAGAAAAGCATGTACTCATTATCGGCGCCGGTGCATTAGGTAGTGCAAATGCAGAGATGTTTGTAAGAGCTGGTGTAGGCACAGTAACAATTGTGGACCGGGATTATGTCGATTGGAGTAATTTACAAAGGCAGCAATTGTATGCAGAGAGCGATGTAGAGAATAATCTTCCGAAGGCTGTAGCGGCAAAAAAACGTCTAGAAGAGGTTAATAGCGAAGTAAGAGTAGAAGCTCTCGTTCAGGATGTAACGGCTGAAGAGTTAGAAGAACTCGTTACAAATGTTGATGTAATTATCGATGCGACTGACAATTTCGAAACGCGTTTCATTGTGAATGATATATCGCAAAAATATTCTATTCCATGGGTTTACGGGGCATGTGTAGGGAGTTATGGCCTTTCTTACACAATTCTTCCAGATAAAACGCCATGTTTATCTTGTTTATTACAATCGATTCCGCTTGGCGGAGCGACATGTGATACAGCGGGTATTATATCACCTGCTGTATCTCTTGTCGTTTCTCATCAAGTAACGGAAGCTCTTAAACTGTTAGTGGAAGACTATGAATCGCTTCGAGATGGACTTGTGTCGTTTGATGTATGGAAGAATGAATATTCATGTATGAATGTACAAAAACTTCGTAAATACAATTGTCCTTCGTGTGGTGATAATGCGCTATACCCGTATTTAAATAAAGAAAATACTTCAAAAACAGCAGTTTTATGCGGGAGAAATACAGTTCAAATTAGACCACCTCATAAAGAGGAAATGAATTTTGAACAATATAAACAGCTGCTAGAAGGCCGCGTGAATGAGTTAAATGTAAATCCATATTTACTATCTTTCTCTGTTGAAGAAAAGAGGTTAGTTGCCTTCAAAGATGGCCGTGTACTTGTACACGGAACGAAAGATATAAGCGAAGCAAAGACGATTTATCATCGCTATTTTGGATAG
- the thiD gene encoding bifunctional hydroxymethylpyrimidine kinase/phosphomethylpyrimidine kinase: protein MEVNKALTIAGSDSGGGAGIQADLKTFQELGVYGMTAITAITAQNTLGVQGVYPVPLEGITEQLNSIGTDLTPDAVKLGMLFSSEIIQIVAEHIKKFGWNNIVLDPVMIAKGGASLLQQEAVQALKEYLLPVATVITPNVPEAEVLTGMEIHNIEDSKKAAKVLHELGAKYVLMKGGHAEYQGNEVIDLLFDGEEFIEFRSERIPSKQTHGSGCTFASAVTAGLAKGYSIEEAVQEAKKFISIAIEEPLNIGSGHGPTNHFAYKLNEVQA from the coding sequence ATGGAAGTGAATAAAGCTTTAACAATTGCAGGATCTGACAGCGGAGGCGGTGCTGGAATTCAGGCGGATTTAAAAACATTCCAAGAGCTTGGTGTGTACGGAATGACAGCTATTACAGCAATTACAGCGCAAAATACGCTCGGCGTGCAAGGGGTATATCCTGTTCCGTTAGAAGGAATTACGGAACAGCTGAATTCAATTGGTACGGATTTAACACCAGATGCTGTGAAACTAGGAATGTTGTTTAGTAGTGAAATTATCCAAATTGTTGCCGAGCATATTAAGAAATTTGGCTGGAATAATATTGTGCTAGACCCTGTTATGATTGCTAAGGGTGGTGCGTCATTATTACAACAAGAAGCAGTGCAAGCATTAAAAGAATATTTATTACCAGTAGCAACTGTTATAACACCGAATGTTCCAGAAGCAGAAGTGCTAACTGGGATGGAGATTCATAACATCGAAGATAGTAAGAAAGCTGCGAAAGTATTGCACGAATTAGGTGCTAAATATGTGCTTATGAAGGGCGGCCATGCAGAGTATCAAGGTAATGAAGTAATTGATTTACTCTTTGATGGAGAGGAGTTTATCGAGTTTAGAAGTGAACGAATTCCTTCTAAGCAAACGCACGGAAGCGGGTGTACATTTGCTTCAGCAGTTACAGCAGGACTTGCTAAAGGGTATTCAATTGAAGAGGCAGTTCAAGAGGCGAAAAAATTTATTAGTATAGCAATTGAAGAGCCGTTGAATATTGGTAGTGGTCATGGACCAACGAATCATTTTGCGTATAAATTGAATGAAGTACAAGCATAA
- a CDS encoding SipW-dependent-type signal peptide-containing protein, whose amino-acid sequence MLDVVMIGIFVVLVASMASLASWSDKVVKEGKQS is encoded by the coding sequence ATGTTAGATGTTGTAATGATCGGGATATTTGTTGTATTAGTTGCATCGATGGCAAGCCTGGCAAGTTGGTCAGATAAAGTTGTGAAAGAAGGGAAGCAATCATGA
- the kdpF gene encoding K(+)-transporting ATPase subunit F, translating into MMIALSVIVAAITVYLVYALLNPEKF; encoded by the coding sequence ATGATGATTGCCTTATCGGTTATTGTTGCAGCGATTACGGTGTACTTAGTGTACGCATTATTAAATCCAGAAAAGTTTTAA
- the kdpA gene encoding potassium-transporting ATPase subunit KdpA: MIWVAVVITMLLFILVAKPTGIYLEKAFQGSKTLDKVFGPFEKLIFKITGVKEYNQTWKQYALSLVLLNGFMIVVVYFIFRLQGVLPLNPAHIEGMEPTLAFNTAISFMADTNLQHYSGENGLSYLSQLIAITFLMFAAPATTLAIVMAFIRGLAGKELGNFFVDFTRALTRVFLPIAFVAALVFVALGVPQTLDGAVTAHTIEGAKQSILRGPVASFVAIKELGNNGGGFFGANSAHPFENPGQISNILQMMLMMLLPTALPFTYGRMVGNKKQGRILFVSLFMVFLLGFITITTSELHGNPVLNQTGIQHVQGSTEGKEVRFGTVFSSLYATVTTAAETGAVDTMHDTLTPIGGLVPLVNMMLNTVYGGVGAGFINIIMYAIIAVFISGLMVGRTPEFLGKKIEGKEMKLIAVTILFHPLLILGFSALALSTSLGTDAISHSGFHGLTQVVYEYTSSAANNGSGFEGLGDNTPFWNITTGLVMFLGRYFSLITMLAVSASLKEKKVVPETVGTFRTDNSLFGGIFIGTIVIVGALTFFPMLVLGPIAEFLTLK, encoded by the coding sequence ATGATTTGGGTTGCAGTCGTTATTACAATGCTCTTGTTTATTTTAGTAGCAAAGCCAACGGGGATTTATTTAGAAAAAGCTTTTCAAGGTAGCAAAACGCTAGATAAAGTATTCGGGCCTTTTGAAAAACTTATTTTTAAAATTACGGGTGTAAAAGAATACAATCAAACGTGGAAACAGTACGCATTATCACTTGTTTTACTCAACGGATTTATGATTGTTGTTGTATATTTCATTTTCAGATTACAGGGTGTGCTGCCGCTAAATCCAGCGCATATTGAAGGAATGGAGCCTACGCTCGCTTTTAATACAGCAATTAGTTTTATGGCTGATACAAATTTACAGCATTATAGCGGTGAAAATGGTTTGTCTTATTTATCACAATTAATCGCCATTACGTTTTTAATGTTTGCAGCACCAGCAACGACTTTAGCGATTGTTATGGCATTTATAAGAGGGCTTGCTGGAAAAGAACTTGGGAACTTCTTCGTTGATTTTACGAGAGCTTTAACGAGAGTTTTTCTTCCAATTGCATTTGTTGCGGCGTTAGTCTTTGTTGCACTCGGTGTACCACAAACGTTAGACGGGGCAGTTACAGCACATACGATTGAAGGTGCAAAGCAAAGTATATTACGTGGACCAGTTGCATCATTCGTTGCAATTAAGGAACTTGGGAATAATGGTGGTGGTTTCTTCGGAGCAAACTCAGCGCATCCATTTGAAAACCCAGGACAAATTAGTAATATTTTGCAAATGATGCTTATGATGTTATTACCAACAGCACTACCATTTACGTACGGAAGGATGGTAGGAAATAAAAAGCAAGGACGTATCCTTTTTGTATCACTGTTCATGGTCTTTTTACTAGGATTTATAACGATTACGACATCCGAATTACATGGGAATCCAGTATTGAACCAAACAGGTATCCAGCATGTGCAAGGAAGCACAGAAGGGAAAGAAGTACGATTTGGAACCGTATTTTCTTCACTTTATGCGACAGTAACGACAGCTGCTGAAACAGGAGCGGTTGATACGATGCATGATACGTTAACACCAATTGGCGGTTTAGTTCCACTCGTAAATATGATGTTGAATACAGTATATGGCGGCGTTGGAGCAGGCTTTATCAATATTATCATGTATGCAATTATTGCAGTCTTTATATCAGGATTAATGGTCGGACGGACGCCAGAGTTTTTAGGTAAAAAGATTGAAGGTAAGGAAATGAAATTAATTGCGGTAACGATATTATTCCATCCGTTGCTTATTTTAGGATTTTCAGCATTAGCTCTTTCAACAAGCTTAGGAACGGATGCGATTTCTCATTCAGGTTTCCACGGTTTGACGCAAGTTGTATATGAATACACATCGTCAGCTGCGAATAACGGATCTGGATTTGAAGGTTTAGGGGATAATACACCATTTTGGAATATTACGACTGGTTTAGTTATGTTTTTAGGACGTTATTTCAGCTTAATTACGATGCTAGCTGTTTCTGCTTCACTGAAGGAGAAAAAGGTCGTACCAGAAACAGTCGGAACATTCCGTACGGATAATAGTTTATTTGGTGGCATCTTCATCGGAACGATTGTAATTGTAGGTGCGTTAACATTCTTCCCGATGTTAGTATTAGGTCCAATTGCAGAATTTCTTACATTGAAGTAA
- the kdpB gene encoding potassium-transporting ATPase subunit KdpB, with protein sequence MRPVVVKEKQVDKSQIHAVEDEVRQAKTLDRDIVTHAIKQSFAKLNPKVMIKNPIMFVVEIGFIITLLLSFLPSSSSSVPGWFNITVSLILLFTVLFANFAEALAEGRGKAQADSLKQSKKDVFANVVKENGDIVQVSATDLRKGDVVIVKQGEMIPNDGEVIKGLASVDESAITGESAPVIKEAGGDFCSVTGGTMVVSDEITIVITSNPGESFIDKMISLVEGAARQKTPNEIALNTVLTSLTLIFLIVVVTLPIFTNYLGFQIDTAVLVALLVCLIPTTIGGLLSAIGIAGMDRVTKFNVLAMSGKAVEAAGDINTIILDKTGTITFGNRMAHTLLPVGNETIEQVGKWAAISSVLDETPEGRSVIEYMQAKSISYNRELAEQGEFVPFKAETRMSGVDLQDGTKVRKGAVGSVIEWVQSQGGTIPKDVNQKADFISKEGGTPLVVAVDDRIYGLIYLKDTVKPGMRERFEQLRQMGIKTVMCTGDNPLTAATIAKEAGVDEFVAECKPEDKIAVIKAEQDKGKLVAMTGDGTNDAPALAQADVGLAMNSGTTAAKEAANMIDLDSNPTKIIEVVGIGKQLLMTRGALTTFSIANDIAKYFAIIPAMFTLAIPQMEALNIMKLTSPLSAILSALIFNAVIIPLLIPLAMKGIAYKPMSSNALLSRNLLIYGLGGVIVPFIGIKVIDMIVGLFI encoded by the coding sequence ATGAGACCGGTAGTAGTAAAAGAAAAACAAGTAGATAAATCACAAATACATGCTGTAGAAGATGAGGTTAGACAAGCGAAAACGTTGGATCGTGATATCGTGACGCATGCGATAAAGCAATCCTTTGCAAAATTGAATCCGAAAGTCATGATAAAAAATCCGATTATGTTCGTTGTGGAAATTGGATTTATCATTACGTTACTTTTATCCTTTCTTCCAAGTAGTTCTAGTAGTGTACCAGGATGGTTTAATATAACAGTTTCTCTCATTCTATTATTTACAGTTTTATTTGCTAACTTTGCAGAAGCGTTAGCTGAAGGGCGTGGTAAAGCGCAAGCCGATTCTTTAAAACAATCGAAGAAAGATGTGTTTGCAAATGTTGTAAAAGAAAATGGAGATATTGTTCAAGTTTCAGCAACTGATCTGAGAAAAGGTGACGTTGTTATTGTAAAACAAGGAGAAATGATTCCAAATGATGGTGAAGTAATTAAAGGTTTAGCATCTGTCGATGAATCTGCAATTACAGGGGAATCAGCTCCTGTTATAAAAGAAGCGGGCGGTGATTTTTGTTCCGTAACAGGTGGAACGATGGTCGTAAGTGATGAAATTACGATTGTGATTACGAGTAACCCAGGGGAATCATTTATCGATAAAATGATTTCTTTAGTAGAAGGAGCTGCACGTCAAAAAACGCCGAATGAAATTGCTTTAAATACAGTATTAACGAGTTTAACGCTTATTTTCTTAATAGTTGTTGTGACGTTGCCGATTTTTACAAATTATTTAGGGTTTCAAATTGATACAGCTGTACTTGTAGCGTTGTTAGTTTGTTTAATTCCAACGACAATTGGTGGGTTATTATCAGCAATTGGTATTGCCGGGATGGACCGCGTGACAAAGTTTAACGTGTTAGCAATGTCAGGGAAAGCAGTAGAAGCTGCGGGCGATATCAACACAATTATTTTAGACAAAACGGGTACGATTACTTTCGGGAACCGGATGGCACATACACTACTCCCTGTAGGAAATGAAACGATTGAGCAAGTAGGAAAATGGGCAGCGATTAGCTCAGTTTTAGACGAAACACCAGAAGGTCGATCTGTTATCGAGTATATGCAAGCGAAATCTATATCATATAATAGAGAACTTGCAGAACAAGGTGAGTTCGTTCCATTTAAAGCAGAAACGAGAATGAGTGGTGTCGATTTACAGGATGGAACGAAAGTGAGAAAAGGTGCTGTAGGTAGCGTGATTGAATGGGTTCAATCACAAGGTGGAACGATTCCGAAAGATGTGAATCAAAAAGCAGATTTCATTTCAAAAGAGGGTGGAACACCACTTGTAGTTGCAGTAGACGATCGTATTTACGGTTTAATTTATTTAAAGGATACAGTAAAACCTGGTATGCGTGAACGTTTTGAACAATTACGTCAAATGGGGATTAAAACGGTTATGTGTACAGGGGATAATCCATTAACAGCAGCAACAATTGCCAAAGAAGCAGGGGTAGATGAATTCGTTGCCGAGTGTAAACCGGAAGATAAAATTGCAGTTATTAAAGCAGAGCAAGATAAAGGGAAACTTGTAGCGATGACAGGTGATGGTACAAATGATGCCCCGGCATTGGCACAAGCGGACGTTGGATTAGCGATGAATAGTGGTACGACAGCTGCGAAAGAAGCAGCGAATATGATTGATTTAGATTCGAATCCAACGAAAATTATTGAGGTTGTAGGAATCGGTAAACAATTGTTAATGACGCGTGGTGCTTTAACGACGTTTAGTATTGCGAATGATATCGCGAAATATTTTGCTATTATTCCAGCGATGTTTACACTTGCGATTCCGCAAATGGAAGCATTGAACATTATGAAATTAACATCACCGCTTTCAGCAATCTTATCAGCATTAATATTTAATGCAGTTATTATTCCGTTACTCATTCCGTTGGCGATGAAAGGTATCGCATATAAACCGATGAGTTCGAATGCACTGCTTAGCCGAAATCTACTTATTTACGGGCTTGGCGGAGTGATCGTTCCGTTCATTGGAATTAAAGTAATTGATATGATTGTCGGCTTGTTCATATAA
- the kdpC gene encoding K(+)-transporting ATPase subunit C, whose translation MAKKQSILSPIIRITFTFLVLCGLVYPLIVTGIAQAVMKDNADGSLIYNDKDEVVGSKLIGQNFTDPRYFHGRVSSIEYKAEASGSNNYAPSDPDLAKRVEKSIEDWKKQNPTIPVTEVPIDLVTNSGSGLDPDISPKAASVQVDRISKLTNIPKEKLDQLIKDQTEGAALGLFGEDRVNVLKLNLELQKLMK comes from the coding sequence ATGGCGAAAAAACAAAGTATACTTTCACCAATTATTCGTATTACTTTTACGTTCTTAGTCTTGTGTGGACTTGTATACCCGCTAATTGTAACGGGTATAGCGCAAGCGGTAATGAAGGATAATGCGGATGGAAGTCTTATATATAATGATAAAGATGAAGTAGTTGGTTCAAAATTAATCGGTCAAAATTTCACAGATCCACGTTATTTTCATGGACGCGTCTCTAGTATAGAATATAAAGCAGAAGCATCTGGTTCAAATAACTATGCACCGTCTGATCCAGATTTAGCAAAACGAGTTGAGAAAAGTATTGAGGACTGGAAGAAACAAAATCCAACCATTCCAGTTACAGAAGTACCGATAGATTTAGTGACGAATTCGGGTTCAGGGCTTGATCCTGACATTAGTCCAAAAGCGGCTTCTGTGCAGGTAGATCGCATCTCGAAATTAACGAATATTCCGAAAGAAAAGCTGGATCAATTGATTAAGGATCAAACGGAAGGTGCTGCACTTGGCTTGTTTGGGGAAGATCGCGTGAACGTTTTAAAGTTAAATTTAGAATTACAGAAATTAATGAAATAG
- the kdpDN gene encoding KdpD-like non-kinase potassium sensor (KdpDN resembles contains the N-terminal sensor region of KdpD but lacks the C-terminal histidine kinase region.) produces MLILYADDYEPKFQRRTPEEYLEYIRQQNRGKLKLYVGAAPGVGKSYKMLFDAREMKKDGIDIVIGLIETHGREETEEAIADLEKVPLKEIQYKGKVFYELDVEGIINRAPQVVVVDELAHSNIPGSKNKKRYMDVQELLDAGISVLSAFNIQHLESVHDIVAQITNVKVRERIPDFILQKANEIQLVDATPEVLRKRLIDGKIYKEEKIEQSLQNFFTLNNLGALRELSLREVADDMDEKISQTVIEPIGVKEKILVCVQYSSTAEKLIRRGWRMADRLNAELYVLNVERENIDSISAGKKQTIEEWKSLTNQFDASFVLEEAKGRKPADVIIEVANRLQVTQVLLGQSARTRWEEIRKGSIVNEIMRQTKYIDIHIVADQRA; encoded by the coding sequence GTGCTTATTTTGTATGCGGATGACTATGAACCGAAGTTTCAAAGGCGAACGCCAGAGGAATATTTAGAATATATTCGTCAGCAAAATCGCGGAAAATTAAAGCTATATGTAGGGGCTGCCCCAGGTGTAGGAAAAAGTTATAAAATGCTCTTTGATGCAAGAGAGATGAAAAAAGACGGTATTGATATTGTAATTGGTTTAATTGAAACACATGGAAGAGAAGAGACAGAAGAAGCAATTGCTGATTTAGAAAAAGTTCCGTTAAAAGAAATACAGTATAAAGGAAAAGTATTTTATGAACTTGATGTAGAAGGAATTATAAATCGTGCGCCGCAAGTAGTTGTAGTGGATGAACTCGCGCATAGTAATATTCCTGGATCTAAAAATAAGAAACGTTATATGGATGTTCAAGAATTGTTAGATGCCGGTATATCCGTATTATCAGCATTTAATATTCAACATTTAGAGAGTGTTCATGACATTGTAGCTCAAATTACGAATGTAAAAGTACGAGAACGAATTCCGGATTTTATTTTGCAAAAAGCAAATGAAATTCAGCTTGTTGATGCAACGCCCGAGGTATTAAGGAAGAGATTAATAGATGGAAAGATATATAAGGAAGAAAAAATAGAGCAAAGCTTACAAAATTTCTTTACGCTCAATAATTTAGGGGCATTAAGGGAATTATCGCTTCGTGAAGTCGCAGATGATATGGATGAGAAAATTAGCCAAACTGTTATAGAACCGATTGGTGTGAAAGAAAAAATTCTCGTTTGTGTACAATACAGTTCAACAGCAGAGAAATTAATACGGAGAGGTTGGCGCATGGCAGATCGGTTAAATGCTGAATTGTATGTCTTAAACGTAGAAAGAGAAAATATAGATTCTATTTCAGCAGGGAAAAAGCAAACAATTGAAGAGTGGAAATCGCTAACGAATCAATTTGATGCGAGCTTTGTATTAGAAGAAGCGAAAGGAAGAAAACCCGCTGATGTTATTATTGAAGTCGCGAACAGACTACAAGTGACACAAGTTTTACTCGGGCAATCGGCGAGAACACGGTGGGAAGAAATACGAAAAGGTTCTATTGTAAATGAAATTATGAGACAAACGAAGTATATTGATATTCATATTGTTGCGGATCAACGAGCTTAA